From Streptomyces sp. HUAS MG91, the proteins below share one genomic window:
- a CDS encoding GAF domain-containing protein produces the protein MTDPWVALEPGADASERVRALRRAHDRFTAAGAVVRPVRPVVAASWRRSAGAHVSPDDSAAVELTDGELGAYRAQHPLARVMPLFRELMGTFATDGEHLLAVCDAQGRLLWVEGHTGARRRAGRMNFVPGARWSESAMGTNAPGTAVAVDRAVQVFAAEHFIREVQPWTCAAAPVHDPRTGRLLGAVDITGGDGLAHPHSLAFVQAVARAAESQLALLAPPPTGDRSLRLTVLGRDEALLLTPSGHKLRLSRRHSELLVLLARHPEGLTGDELLCHLYEDESVTPVTLRAELARLRRVLGPDLLTSRPYRLTVPVESDLETVERRLGSGAVTAAASSYPGPLLPASQAPAVARIRRGLADGLRAALIARGDPDLLADWAHAPWGEDDLGVWQALAAARPTPPVLARLAALDEEQGAQGPYAT, from the coding sequence TTGACCGATCCATGGGTCGCCCTGGAGCCAGGCGCCGACGCGTCCGAGCGGGTGCGGGCGCTGCGCCGTGCCCATGACCGGTTCACCGCGGCGGGCGCCGTCGTCCGCCCGGTGCGGCCGGTGGTCGCCGCGTCCTGGCGCCGCTCGGCGGGCGCGCACGTCAGCCCGGACGACTCGGCGGCGGTGGAGCTGACCGACGGGGAGCTGGGCGCGTATCGGGCGCAGCATCCGCTGGCCCGGGTGATGCCGCTGTTCCGCGAGCTGATGGGGACGTTCGCGACCGACGGGGAGCACCTGCTGGCGGTGTGCGACGCGCAGGGCAGGCTCCTGTGGGTCGAGGGCCACACGGGTGCCCGGCGGCGGGCCGGCCGGATGAACTTCGTGCCGGGCGCCCGCTGGTCGGAGTCGGCGATGGGGACGAACGCGCCGGGCACGGCGGTCGCCGTGGACCGCGCCGTGCAGGTGTTCGCCGCCGAGCACTTCATCCGCGAGGTGCAGCCGTGGACGTGCGCGGCGGCGCCGGTGCACGATCCGCGCACCGGCCGTCTCCTCGGCGCGGTCGACATCACGGGCGGCGACGGGCTCGCGCATCCGCACAGCCTGGCGTTCGTGCAGGCGGTGGCGCGTGCCGCCGAGTCCCAGCTCGCCCTGCTGGCCCCGCCGCCCACCGGCGACCGGTCCCTGCGGCTGACCGTCCTGGGCCGCGACGAGGCGCTGCTGCTCACCCCGAGCGGCCACAAGCTCCGCCTCAGCCGCCGGCACAGCGAACTCCTCGTCCTGCTGGCCCGCCATCCGGAGGGCCTGACCGGCGACGAACTGCTCTGCCATCTGTACGAGGACGAGTCCGTGACACCGGTGACGCTGCGGGCGGAACTGGCGCGGCTGCGCCGGGTACTGGGCCCCGATCTCCTCACCTCGCGCCCTTACCGCCTCACGGTCCCCGTGGAGTCGGACCTGGAGACGGTGGAGCGCCGGCTCGGTTCGGGCGCGGTGACGGCGGCGGCCTCCTCGTATCCGGGGCCGCTGTTGCCCGCGTCGCAGGCTCCGGCGGTGGCTCGTATACGGCGCGGGCTCGCCGACGGGCTGCGCGCGGCCCTCATCGCTCGCGGCGACCCGGACCTGCTCGCCGACTGGGCGCACGCCCCGTGGGGCGAGGACGACCTCGGCGTCTGGCAGGCCCTCGCGGCGGCCCGGCCGACGCCGCCGGTCCTGGCGCGGCTGGCGGCGCTCGACGAGGAGCAGGGCGCGCAGGGCCCGTACGCAACGTAG
- a CDS encoding N-acetylmuramoyl-L-alanine amidase produces MDRARHPFSGGTGGTTRRRLLQAGALAAVPGSLLATGRADARAAAVDYPSAQSVPASTSNYTASSRPSSYPIDHVIVHVTQETWADALAIFQNSAKQVSAHYVVRSADGHIAQCVREKNIAWHAGNWDYNTRSIGIEHEGWVDQPEYFTDALYEQSAALTASICARYGIPADREHIIGHVEVPGATHTDPGPYWDWTRYIRLVNSA; encoded by the coding sequence ATGGACCGAGCAAGACACCCGTTCTCCGGTGGTACCGGTGGCACCACCCGCCGCCGTCTCCTCCAGGCCGGGGCACTCGCCGCGGTACCCGGCTCCCTCCTGGCCACGGGGCGTGCCGACGCCCGGGCCGCCGCGGTCGACTACCCGTCGGCCCAGTCCGTCCCGGCCAGCACGTCCAACTACACGGCGTCCAGCCGGCCCTCCTCCTATCCGATCGACCATGTGATCGTGCATGTCACGCAGGAGACCTGGGCCGACGCCCTCGCCATCTTCCAGAACTCCGCCAAGCAGGTCTCCGCGCACTATGTCGTCCGGTCGGCCGACGGACACATCGCGCAGTGCGTGCGCGAGAAGAACATCGCCTGGCACGCGGGGAACTGGGACTACAACACGCGCAGCATCGGCATCGAGCACGAGGGCTGGGTGGACCAGCCGGAGTACTTCACGGACGCGCTGTACGAGCAGTCGGCGGCGCTGACGGCGTCGATCTGCGCGCGCTACGGGATCCCGGCCGACCGCGAGCACATCATCGGGCACGTCGAGGTGCCCGGCGCCACGCACACCGATCCGGGTCCGTACTGGGACTGGACGCGCTACATCCGACTGGTCAACTCGGCCTGA